The stretch of DNA TAAAGGTGGTAAAAAGCGCACCACAGTACCAAAACGTCCACCTAGCTCTAAAATTAGACCCCGTTGCAAACATTCCGCCTGGATCTGTTTGGCCAGTTCAGGGTAGGCCGTTGTGCCAGCATGGGGATTAATAATCTCGACGCCGATCATCAAACCACGACCGCGTACGTCTCCAAGGCAAGGAGATTTCTGCTGAATTTGGCGCAGTTGTCCCAACAGGCGCGCCCCTAAAATTCGTGCTTGATCGGCCAGCTCGTTCTCTATAATGAATCTGAGCGTGGCGGTACCTGCTGCCATTGCTAACTGATTACCCCGGAACGTGCCTGCATGGGCTCCTGGTTTCCATAAATCGAGGGCTTCATTGTATAAAACCACTGACAAAGGCAAAGAACCACCAATCGCCTTTGAAAGTAGCACGACATCCGGGGTTATACCTGCATGGTCAAAAGCGTAAAGCTTCCCGGTGCGGCCCCAACCTGTTTGAATTTCATCCACAATTAAAGGAATGCCCCGCTCACTGGTAATCCGTGCCATCTCCCGTAGCCAAGGATCCGGCGCTGGAATCACGCCCCCTTCTCCCTGAACAACTTCGAGAATCATCCCAGCTGGCGGCACAATGCCACTTTCTGGATCATCTAAAAGATGTTCGATGTATTTGGCACTCATGCGCTGGCTGTCTTCTCCTCCTAGGCCAAAAGGACAACGGTAGGCGTAGGGATAGGGCAAGAAATGGACGTCTGCCATCAGTCCGGCGATCGCCTGCTTTGGAGCAAGATTACCCGTGAGGCTCAAAGCCCCATGACTCATACCGTGGTAACCTCCCGAAAAAGACAAAATACTACGGCGTCCGGTGGCTGTTTTGACCAACTTCAACGCCGCTTCGACTGCATCCGCCCCCGTCGGGCCACAAAATTGAATCTTGGCACGCTTC from Picosynechococcus sp. PCC 7002 encodes:
- a CDS encoding aspartate aminotransferase family protein; protein product: MQQLYRNEIKPRPGSGSAGSGQWRSLPGPVSQAFLERQGAKESNARSYPRRIQLAIQEAQGIFLKDVDGNEYFDCLAGAGTLALGHNHPVVLEAMQQTLTGRYPLHTLDLTTPIKDQFVEELFASLPPNFAKRAKIQFCGPTGADAVEAALKLVKTATGRRSILSFSGGYHGMSHGALSLTGNLAPKQAIAGLMADVHFLPYPYAYRCPFGLGGEDSQRMSAKYIEHLLDDPESGIVPPAGMILEVVQGEGGVIPAPDPWLREMARITSERGIPLIVDEIQTGWGRTGKLYAFDHAGITPDVVLLSKAIGGSLPLSVVLYNEALDLWKPGAHAGTFRGNQLAMAAGTATLRFIIENELADQARILGARLLGQLRQIQQKSPCLGDVRGRGLMIGVEIINPHAGTTAYPELAKQIQAECLQRGLILELGGRFGTVVRFLPPLIITTAQIDAISDIFAQSVQAAMQKLG